A stretch of Antennarius striatus isolate MH-2024 chromosome 6, ASM4005453v1, whole genome shotgun sequence DNA encodes these proteins:
- the LOC137596170 gene encoding uncharacterized protein has product MMERKITREEEFLEKKDFFRRNGFLVIKHIVGLAPKHPSKLVDEILHSIFFLGEINEPKYSPKDIVIDEDMMNILKGNYTDPFNLYATQVPMRTPISCVLDMTVYLTGQEKEGEIISALQKLISELKKDQATEFVSFTICVSQCNNTEESERHYGVSMSTAGRNPGRILTGGSCLSYWELYVADAVNTYYPKTKKKTYFDGTIKIPEHVRCQAFTLTDGKPMASCRSCKNLFGLITSEIKEWPYGNCAEVESLTNLLKKEKELEEEVRPTSETYTKENRERAIAETLKEVTMSLVNMLHFKWDKKFYTPHGLTP; this is encoded by the exons ATG ATGGAAAGGAAAATCACAAG gGAAGAGGAatttctggaaaagaaagacTTTTTCAGAAGGAATGGTTTCCTGGTTATCAAGCACATTGTGGGATTGGCTCCAAAACATCCTTCGAAGTTGGTGGATGAG ATTCTCCATAGCATCTTCTTTTTGGGAGAGATCAACGAACCCAAATACAGCCCAAAAGATATTGTGAttgatgaagacatgatgaaCATCTTGAAGGGTAATTACACGGACCCTTTTAACCTCTATGCCACCCAAGTACCCATGCGGACTCCGATTTCATGTGTGCTGGACATG ACTGTCTATCTGACTGGACAAGAGAAGGAAGGTGAAATTATTTCAGCTCTGCAAAAGCTCATCTCTGAATTGAAGAAGGATCAAGCAACAGAGTTTGTGTCCTTCACCATTTGTGTGTCCCAGTGCAACAATACCGAGGAGTCAGAGAGACACTATGGTGTCTCCATGTCCACCGCTGGTCGTAATCCTGGCCGAATTTTGACAGGCGGATCCTGCCTCAGCTACTGGGAGCTTTATGTGGCAGACGCAGTGAATACATACTACCCAAAGACGAAAAAGAAGACCTACTTTGATGGAACCATCAAAATTCCAGAGCATGTCAGGTGTCAGGCATTTACTCTCACTGATGGAAAACCAATGGCTTCTTGTAGATCATGCAAGaatttgtttggtttgattACAAGCGAAATAAAAGAATGGCCGTATGGCAACTGTGCTGAAGTTGAGAGTCTGACTAACCTgttaaaaaaggagaaagaattAGAGGAGGAAGTTCGACCAACTTCTGAGACCtacacaaaagaaaacagggaGAGGGCCATAGCGGAAACCTTGAAAGAGGTCACAATGTCTCTGGTGAACATGTTGCACTTTAAATGGGATAAAAAATTCTACACCCCACACGGCCTCACAccttaa